The Panicum hallii strain FIL2 chromosome 9, PHallii_v3.1, whole genome shotgun sequence genome has a window encoding:
- the LOC112873882 gene encoding subtilisin-like protease SBT1.2, translating to MENPRWCLPALASLLLLLLSLSLSPRAAAYLQERKNYIVHLRPRDGGGGGGSVEEWHRSFLPQAAAGPDSAADGGGDSPRIIYSYSDVFPGFAARLTDEEAEALRATDGCVRLYPEVFLPLATTRSPGFLGLHLGNEGFWSRSGFGRGVVIGILDTGILPSHPSFGDDGMQPPPKGWKGTCEFKAVARGGCNNKIIGARAFGSAAVNSTAPPVDDAGHGTHTASTAAGNFVENANIRGNADGTASGMAPHAHLAIYKVCTRSRCSIMDIIAGLDAAVRDGVDVLSFSIGAYSGTQFNYDPIAIAAFKAMERGIFVSCAAGNAGPEPGTVGNGAPWMLTVAAGTMDRAIRTNVKLGNGQEFHGESLFQPGNNSAADPVPLVYPGADGFDASRDCSVLRGSEVTGKVVLCESRGLNGRIEAGQTVAAYGGVGMIVMNRAAEGYTTFADAHVLPASHVSYDAGTKIISYLNSTGNATASIDFKGTVIGSYPSPTVTFFSSRGPSKASPGILKPDITGPGMNILAAWAPSDSHTEFSDGGADLSFFVESGTSMSTPHLSGIAALLKSLHPDWSPAAIKSAIMTTSDAVDRTGLPIKDEQYRHATFYAMGAGYANPALAFDPGLVYDLRADDYIPYLCGLGLGDDGVTEIAHRPIACGGVKAITEAELNYPSLVVSLLSQPITVNRTVTNVGKARSVYTAVVDMPKDVSVVVRPPMLRFTELKEKQSFTVTVRWAGEPNVAGAEGNLKWVSDDDYIVRSPLVIPGKGE from the coding sequence ATGGAGAATCCCCGGTGGTGCCTCCCCGCCCTCGCctccctgctgctgctgcttctgtcCCTGTCCCTCTCGCCCCGCGCCGCGGCGTACCTCCAGGAGCGCAAGAACTACATCGTGCACCTCCGGccgcgcgacggcggcggcggcggcggctccgtcGAGGAGTGGCACCGCTCGTTCCtgccgcaggcggcggcggggccggacTCCGCGGCCGACGGAGGCGGCGACAGCCCGCGGATCATCTACTCCTACAGCGACGTGTTCCCCGGCTTCGCGGCGCGGCTGACGGACGAGGAGGCGGAGGCACTGCGGGCCACGGACGGGTGCGTGCGCCTGTACCCGGAGGTGTTCCTGCCGCTGGCGACCACCCGCTCGCCGGGCTTCCTCGGCCTCCACCTCGGGAACGAGGGGTTCTGGAGCCGCTCCGGGTTCGGCCGCGGGGTGGTGATCGGGATCCTGGACACCGGGATCCTGCCCAGCCACCCGTCCTTCGGTGACGACGGGATGCAGCCGCCGCCCAAGGGGTGGAAGGGCACCTGCGAGTTCAAGGCCGTCGCCCGGGGCGGATGCAACAACAAGATCATCGGCGCGCGGGCGTTCGGGAGCGCCGCGGTGAACTCCACCGCGCCGCCGGTGGACGACGCCGGCCACGGCACGCACACggccagcaccgccgccggcaaCTTCGTCGAGAACGCCAACATCAGGGGCAACGCGGACGGCACGGCGTCCGGGATGGCGCCGCACGCGCacctcgccatctacaaggtgTGCACGCGCAGCCGCTGCTCCATCATGGACATCATTGCCGGGCTCGACGCCGCCGTCAGGGACGGCGTCGACGTCCTCTCCTTCTCCATCGGCGCCTACTCGGGCACGCAGTTCAACTACGACCCCATCGCCATTGCGGCGTTCAAGGCCATGGAGCGCGGCATCTTCGTCAGCTGCGCCGCGGGGAACGCGGGCCCGGAACCCGGCACGGTCGGCAACGGCGCGCCGTGGATGCTCACCGTCGCGGCGGGCACCATGGACCGCGCGATTCGGACCAATGTCAAGCTCGGGAACGGCCAGGAGTTCCACGGCGAGTCCCTGTTCCAGCCGGGGAACAACTCCGCCGCGGACCCGGTCCCGCTCGTGTACCCGGGCGCCGACGGCTTCGACGCCAGCCGCGACTGCAGCGTGCTGCGCGGCTCCGAGGTGACCGGCAAGGTGGTGCTATGCGAGAGCAGGGGCCTGAACGGCCGCATCGAGGCGGGCCAGACCGTGGCGGCGTACGGCGGGGTGGGCATGATCGTGATGAacagggcggcggaggggtACACCACCTTCGCCGACGCGCACGTCCTCCCGGCGTCGCACGTGAGCTACGACGCCGGCACCAAGATCATCTCCTACCTCAACTCCACGGGCAACGCGACGGCGAGCATCGACTTCAAGGGGACGGTCATCGGGTCGTACCCGTCGCCGACCGTCACCTTCTTCTCGTCCCGCGGGCCCAGCAAGGCCAGCCCGGGCATCCTGAAGCCGGACATCACGGGTCCCGGCATGAACATCCTGGCGGCGTGGGCGCCGAGCGACTCGCACACGGAGTTCTCCGACGGCGGGGCCGACCTCTCCTTCTTCGTGGAGTCCGGGACGTCCATGTCGACGCCGCACCTGAGCGGCATCGCGGCGCTCCTCAAGAGCCTGCACCCGGACTGGTCCCCCGCGGCGATCAAGTCGGCGATCATGACGACGTCCGACGCGGTGGACCGCACCGGCCTGCCCATCAAGGACGAGCAGTACCGCCACGCCACCTTCTACGCCATGGGCGCGGGCTACGCGAACCCCGCCCTCGCCTTCGACCCCGGCCTCGTCTACGACCTCCGCGCCGACGACTACATCCCCTACCTCTGCGGGCTGGGTCTCGGGGACGACGGCGTCACGGAGATCGCGCACCGCCCCATCGCCTGCGGCGGCGTGAAGGCCATCACCGAGGCGGAGCTCAACTACCCGTCCCTCGTCGTGAGCCTGCTGTCCCAGCCCATCACGGTGAACCGCACGGTGACCAACGTGGGCAAGGCCAGGTCGGTGTACACCGCCGTGGTGGACATGCCCAAGGACGTGTCGGTGGTCGTGCGGCCGCCGATGCTCCGGTTCACGGAGCTTAAGGAGAAGCAGAGCTTCACGGTGACGGTGCGGTGGGCCGGCGAGCCGAACGTCGCCGGCGCCGAGGGGAACCTGAAGTGGGTCTCCGACGATGATTACATCGTGAGGAGCCCCCTCGTGATTCCAGGGAAAGGCGAGTAG
- the LOC112874880 gene encoding phospholipase D gamma 1-like, whose amino-acid sequence MEHGDHGGHPPHYPPYHHPYPQPQPQPYPYGYLYPPPPTADPGAPYLAPSPTFPGYTPAPPQQYHSGPQQAYPPPPQHHAYPPPAHPSPYGHGYAPYPSSYPSPNHSPALSPSSSFHHQHAPAPEPASTAPEPPSPAPSAPSYPIEDVLSTMRLSDRYDYAPSPSVPPPSTPFSGGGMQVVPYGAAAGGSQHGGSFRASLKVVLLHGTLDIWVHDARHLPNKDMFSKRVGELLGPRITSAVGSKMSSASMTSDPYVTVQVSYATVARTYVIPNCENPVWSQNFVVPVGHEAAEVQFVVKDSDVFGAQIIGAVAIPAEKLLTGERIQGVYPVLEPNGKPCAPGAVLHLSIQFIPVARLTMYHHGVIAGPNSHGVPHTYFPLRRGMRVTLYQDAHVPDGCLPDIWLGNGLRYEHGQCWRDIYEAICQARKLIYIVGWSVFHTIHLVRDGTQAPSLGDLLKMKSQEGVRVLLLVWDDPTSRSILGFKMDGFMGTRDEETRRFFKHSSVQVLLCPRSAGKRHSWVKQQETGTIFTHHQKTVIVDADAGNYRRKITAFVGGLDLCGGRYDTPWHPLFRTLQTVHKEDYYNPNFATVDARGPREPWHDLHSKLDGPAAYDVLQNFQERWLKAAKRHGIKKLAKSYDDALLSIERIPEIININDATYFSDNDPETWHVQVFRSIDSNSAKGFPKDPRAATMKNLVCGKNVLIDMSIHTAYVHAIRAAQHYIYIENQYFIGSSFNWDSNKDLGANNLIPIEIALKIANKIKANERFSAYIVVPMWPEGNPTGAATQRILYWQNKTMQMMYETIYRALKEAGLDDMYEPQDYLNFFCLGNREIEDSTSDASNTGNNPQEQARKNRRFMVYVHSKGMIVDDEYVIIGSANINQRSMEGIRDTEIAMGAYQPQYTWANKVSAPRGQIYGYRMSLWAEHIGGIEEDFNHPQSLECTRRVRHLGEENWKQFVADEVTEMRGHLMKYPVSVDRKGKVKPLPGCATFPDLGGNICGSFTAIQENLTI is encoded by the exons ATGGAGCACGGCGATCACGGCGGCCACCCGCCGCACTACCCGCCGTACCACCACCCGTacccgcagccgcagccgcaacCGTATCCTTACGGGTACCtgtacccgccgccgccgaccgccgATCCGGGAGCGCCGTACCTCGCTCCGTCGCCCACCTTCCCGGGCTacacccccgcgccgccgcagcagtACCACTCCGGCCCGCAACAGGcctacccgccgccgccgcagcaccaCGCCTACCCGCCGCCGGCGCATCCCTCGCCTTACGGCCACGGGTACGCCCCCTACCCCTCCTCCTACCCGAGCCCCAACCACAGCCCCGCGCTCTCACCCAGCTCCAGCTTCCACCACCAGCACGCCCCCGCGCCTGAAcccgcctccaccgcgcctGAACCCCCCTCGCCCGCGCCCTCCGCGCCGTCCTACCCCATCGAGGATGTCCTCTCCACCATGCGCCTCTCCGACCGTTACGACTACGCGCCGTCGCCCTCCGTGCCCCCGCCCTCGACCCCTTTCTCGGGCGGCGGGATGCAGGTGGTGCCCTACGGCGCGGCCGCGGGAGGGTCGCAGCACGGCGGGAGCTTCAGGGCGTCGCTCAAGGTGGTGCTGCTCCACGGCACCCTCGACATCTGGGTGCACGACGCCCGCCACTTGCCCAACAAGGACATGTTCTCCAAGAGGGTCGGCGAACTCCTCGGCCCGCGCATCACCAGCGCCGTCGGCAGCAAGATGTCCAGCGCGTCCATGACCAGCGACCCCTACGTCACCGTACAGGTCTCCTATGCTACTGTCGCGCGGACCTACGTCATCCCCAACTGCGAGAACCCCGTCTGGTCGCAGAACTTCGTCGTGCCCGTCGGGCATGAGGCCGCCGAAGTCCAGTTTGTTGTCAAGGACAGCGATGTCTTCGGTGCTCAGATCATTGGTGCGGTGGCCATCCCCGCTGAGAAGCTTTTGACAGGGGAGAGGATTCAGGGTGTCTACCCCGTGCTTGAGCCCAATGGCAAGCCGTGCGCTCCGGGAGCTGTACTGCATCTGTCCATACAGTTCATCCCTGTCGCTCGCCTCACAATGTACCACCATGGGGTCATTGCTGGCCCGAACAGTCATGGCGTACCCCATACTTACTTCCCTCTTAGGCGTGGCATGAGGGTGACACTGTATCAAGATGCACATGTGCCTGATGGTTGTCTCCCAGATATATGGCTTGGCAATGGGCTGCGCTATGAGCACGGGCAATGCTGGCGCGACATCTATGAGGCCATATGCCAGGCGAGGAAGTTGATTTACATTGTGGGGTGGTCAGTTTTCCACACGATCCACCTTGTGAGAGACGGGACTCAGGCTCCGTCACTTGGGGACCTGTTGAAGATGAAGTCACAGGAAGGGGTGCGTGTGCTTCTTCTTGTTTGGGATGATCCAACATCAAGGAGCATTCTTGGATTTAAGATG GATGGTTTCATGGGCACACGAGATGAAGAGACACGCAGATTTTTCAAGCATTCTTCAGTGCAAGTGTTGCTTTGCCCACGATCTGCTGGAAAACGACACAGCTGGGTGAAACAGCAG GAAACGGGAACCATATTTACTCATCATCAGAAAACAGTTATTGTGGATGCTGATGCTGGCAACTATAGAAGAAAGATAACTGCCTTTGTCGGAGGCCTTGATTTATGTGGTGGGCGATATGATACACCTTGGCATCCTCTGTTTCGGACTCTTCAGACTGTGCACAAGGAGGATTATTACAATCCCAACTTTGCT ACAGTTGATGCTCGTGGCCCAAGGGAACCGTGGCATGATTTGCACTCTAAGCTTGACGGTCCAGCTGCTTATGATGTTCTACAGAACTTCCAGGAACGTTGGTTAAAGGCAGCTAAACGCCATGGGATTAAAAAGTTGGCGAAATCCTATGACGATGCTCTTCTCAGTATTGAAAGAATACCGGAGATTATAAACATAAATGATGCAACATATTTTAGCGACAATGATCCAGAGACATGGCATGTTCAG GTGTTCCGATCTATTGATTCAAATTCCGCCAAGGGATTTCCGAAGGATCCACGAGCAGCAACCATGAAG AATCTTGTTTGTGGAAAGAATGTACTTATTGACATGAGCATACATACTGCTTATGTGCATGCTATCCGGGCAGCCCAACACTATATATATATTGAGAATCAGTACTTCATTGGTTCCTCTTTTAATTGGGATTCAAACAAGGATCTAG GGGCTAACAATTTAATACCAATTGAAATTGCTCTCAAAATTGCAAACAAGATCAAGGCAAATGAAAGGTTTTCTGCATATATAGTGGTTCCTATGTGGCCTGAGGGTAATCCAACTGGTGCAGCTACACAAAGAATTCTTTACTGGCAG AACAAAACCATGCAAATGATGTATGAGACAATATATAGGGCCTTGAAAGAAGCAGGCCTGGATGATATGTATGAGCCTCAGGATTATTTAAACTTCTTCTGTCTTGGCAACCGTGAAATTGAGGACAGCACTTCAGATGCATCAAATACAGGAAATAATCCTCAG GAACAAGCTAGGAAAAATAGGAGATTCATGGTCTATGTACATTCAAAAGGCATGATTGtggatgatgagtatgtgatCATTGGATCAGCTAACATCAACCAGAGGTCCATGGAAGGAATAAGAGATACTGAAATTGCAATGGGAGCGTATCAGCCACAGTATACATGGGCTAACAAGGTTTCTGCCCCGCGTGGACAG ATTTATGGCTACAGAATGTCCTTGTGGGCTGAGCATATTGGAGGCATTGAGGAAGACTTCAACCATCCACAGAGCCTGGAATGCACTAGGCGGGTACGACATCTTGGGGAAGAGAACTGGAAGCAGTTCGTTGCTGATGAGGTGACAGAGATGAGAGGTCACCTCATGAAGTATCCAGTAAGCGTTGACCGTAAAGGCAAGGTGAAACCACTACCAGGATGCGCAACATTCCCAGATTTGGGCGGAAACATCTGTGGCTCATTTACGGCCATTCAGGAAAACCTCACAATATAA
- the LOC112874882 gene encoding protein HOTHEAD-like isoform X1 → MAPGLASTAALLLAAILGSLCLVALSEDEELENLRFVRRAQDAPLVSRYNYIVIGGGTSGCPLAATLSEHSRVLLLERGGLPYRNMSNQQHFTDALADTSPASPAQRFISEDGVVNARARVLGGGSCLNAGFYTRASNDYVRAAGWDARLVNSSYRWVERALVFRPDVPPWQAALRDALLEAGVTPDNGFTFDHVTGTKIGGTIFDSSGQRHTAADFLRHARPGGLTVLLYATVSRILFRQQEGAPYPVAYGVVFADPLGVQHRVYLKDGGKNEVILSAGTLGSPQLLMLSGVGPQAHLEAHGIQVLVDQPMVGQGVADNPMNSVFIPSPVPVALSLVQVVGITRSGSFIEGVSGSEFGIPVSDGARRLQRTPEALQRAAEAMRRLDRRAFRGGFILEKILGPVSSGHIELRSTDPRANPVVTFNYFQEKEDLDRCVHGIETIERVIQSQAFSNFTYANASVESIFTDSANFPVNLLPRHANDSRTPEQYCKDTVMTIWHYHGGCQVGAVVDDDYRVFGVQRLRVIDSSTFKYSPGTNPQATVMMLGRYMGVKIQAERWRN, encoded by the exons ATGGCGCCGGGGCTTGCGAGCACGGCGGCGCTGCTTCTGGCCGCCATTCTTGGCTCCCTGTGCCTCGTCGCCCTCTCGGAGGATG AGGAGCTCGAGAACCTGCGGTTCGTGCGGCGCGCGCAGGACGCGCCCCTGGTGTCGCGCTACAACTACATCGTCATCGGCGGCGGCACGTCGGGGTGCCCGCTGGCGGCGACGCTGTCGGAGCACTCCCGCGTGCTGCTCCTGGAGCGCGGCGGCCTCCCCTACCGCAACATGTCCAACCAGCAGCACTTCACGGACGCGCTGGCGGACACGTCCCCGGCCTCGCCGGCGCAGCGGTTCATCTCCGAGGACGGCGTGGTGAACGCGCGGGCGCGGGTGCTGGGCGGGGGCAGCTGCCTCAACGCCGGCTTCTACACGCGCGCCAGCAACGACTACGTGCGCGCCGCCGGGTGGGACGCGCGCCTCGTCAACTCGTCCTACCGCTGGGTGGAGCGCGCGCTGGTGTTCCGCCCCGACGTGCCGCCGTGGCAGGCCGCGCTCCGCGACGCGCTGCTGGAGGCCGGCGTCACGCCCGACAACGGCTTCACCTTCGACCACGTCACGGGCACCAAGATCGGGGGCACCATCTTCGACAGCAGCGGGCAGCGGCACACCGCCGCCGACTTCCTCCGCCACGCGCGCCCGGGGGGGCTCACCGTGCTCCTCTACGCCACCGTCTCCAGGATCCTCTTCAGGCAGCAGG AGGGGGCGCCGTACCCGGTGGCGTACGGCGTGGTGTTCGCGGACCCGCTGGGCGTGCAGCACCGGGTGTACCTCAAGGACGGCGGCAAGAACGAGGTGATCCTGTCGGCGGGGACGCTGGGGAGCCCGCAGCTGCTGATGCTGAGCGGCGTGGGCCCGCAGGCGCACCTGGAGGCGCACGGCATCCAGGTGCTGGTGGACCAGCCCATGGTCGGGCAGGGCGTGGCGGACAACCCGATGAACTCGGTGTTCATCCCGTCGCCGGTGCCCGTCGCGCTATCGCTGGTGCAGGTCGTCGGGATCACCCGCTCCGGCAGCTTCATCGAGGGCGTCAGCGGCTCCGAGTTCGGCATCCCCGTCTCCGACGGCGCCCGCCGCCTG CAGAGGACGCCGGAGGCGCTGCAgcgcgcggcggaggcgatGCGGCGGCTGGACAGGCGGGCGTTCCGGGGCGGCTTCATCCTGGAGAAGATCCTGGGGCCGGTGTCCTCGGGCCACATCGAGCTGCGCTCCACCGACCCGCGCGCCAACCCGGTGGTCACCTTCAACTACTTCCAGGAGAAGGAGGACCTGGACCGGTGCGTTCACGGCATCGAGACCATCGAGCGGGTGATCCAGTCCCAGGCCTTCTCCAACTTCACCTACGCCAACGCCTCCGTCGAGTCCATCTTCACCGACTCCGCCAACTTCCCCGTTAACCTGCTGCCGCGGCACGCCAACGACTCCCGGACGCCGGAGCAGTACTGCAAGGACACCGTCATGACCATCTGGCACTACCACGGCGGATGCCAGGTCGGCGCCGTCGTCGACGACGACTACCGGGTGTTCGGCGTGCAGCGGCTGAGGGTGATCGACAGCTCAACGTTCAAGTACTCCCCCGGCACCAACCCGCAGGCCACCGTCATGATGCTCGGGAGGTACATGGGTGTGAAAATCCAGGCAGAGAGATGGAGGAATTGA
- the LOC112874882 gene encoding protein HOTHEAD-like isoform X2 translates to MAPGLASTAALLLAAILGSLCLVALSEDEELENLRFVRRAQDAPLVSRYNYIVIGGGTSGCPLAATLSEHSRVLLLERGGLPYRNMSNQQHFTDALADTSPASPAQRFISEDGVVNARARVLGGGSCLNAGFYTRASNDYVRAAGWDARLVNSSYRWVERALVFRPDVPPWQAALRDALLEAGVTPDNGFTFDHVTGTKIGGTIFDSSGQRHTAADFLRHARPGGLTVLLYATVSRILFRQQEGAPYPVAYGVVFADPLGVQHRVYLKDGGKNEVILSAGTLGSPQLLMLSGVGPQAHLEAHGIQVLVDQPMVGQGVADNPMNSVFIPSPVPVALSLVQVVGITRSGSFIEGVSGSEFGIPVSDGARRLARSFGLFSPQTGQLGTLPPKQRTPEALQRAAEAMRRLDRRAFRGGFILEKILGPVSSGHIELRSTDPRANPVVTFNYFQEKEDLDRCVHGIETIERVIQSQAFSNFTYANASVESIFTDSANFPVNLLPRHANDSRTPEQYCKDTVMTIWHYHGGCQVGAVVDDDYRVFGVQRLRVIDSSTFKYSPGTNPQATVMMLGRYMGVKIQAERWRN, encoded by the exons ATGGCGCCGGGGCTTGCGAGCACGGCGGCGCTGCTTCTGGCCGCCATTCTTGGCTCCCTGTGCCTCGTCGCCCTCTCGGAGGATG AGGAGCTCGAGAACCTGCGGTTCGTGCGGCGCGCGCAGGACGCGCCCCTGGTGTCGCGCTACAACTACATCGTCATCGGCGGCGGCACGTCGGGGTGCCCGCTGGCGGCGACGCTGTCGGAGCACTCCCGCGTGCTGCTCCTGGAGCGCGGCGGCCTCCCCTACCGCAACATGTCCAACCAGCAGCACTTCACGGACGCGCTGGCGGACACGTCCCCGGCCTCGCCGGCGCAGCGGTTCATCTCCGAGGACGGCGTGGTGAACGCGCGGGCGCGGGTGCTGGGCGGGGGCAGCTGCCTCAACGCCGGCTTCTACACGCGCGCCAGCAACGACTACGTGCGCGCCGCCGGGTGGGACGCGCGCCTCGTCAACTCGTCCTACCGCTGGGTGGAGCGCGCGCTGGTGTTCCGCCCCGACGTGCCGCCGTGGCAGGCCGCGCTCCGCGACGCGCTGCTGGAGGCCGGCGTCACGCCCGACAACGGCTTCACCTTCGACCACGTCACGGGCACCAAGATCGGGGGCACCATCTTCGACAGCAGCGGGCAGCGGCACACCGCCGCCGACTTCCTCCGCCACGCGCGCCCGGGGGGGCTCACCGTGCTCCTCTACGCCACCGTCTCCAGGATCCTCTTCAGGCAGCAGG AGGGGGCGCCGTACCCGGTGGCGTACGGCGTGGTGTTCGCGGACCCGCTGGGCGTGCAGCACCGGGTGTACCTCAAGGACGGCGGCAAGAACGAGGTGATCCTGTCGGCGGGGACGCTGGGGAGCCCGCAGCTGCTGATGCTGAGCGGCGTGGGCCCGCAGGCGCACCTGGAGGCGCACGGCATCCAGGTGCTGGTGGACCAGCCCATGGTCGGGCAGGGCGTGGCGGACAACCCGATGAACTCGGTGTTCATCCCGTCGCCGGTGCCCGTCGCGCTATCGCTGGTGCAGGTCGTCGGGATCACCCGCTCCGGCAGCTTCATCGAGGGCGTCAGCGGCTCCGAGTTCGGCATCCCCGTCTCCGACGGCGCCCGCCGCCTGGCTCGCAGCTTCGGCCTCTTCTCTCCTCAG ACCGGGCAGCTCGGCACGCTGCCGCCGAAGCAGAGGACGCCGGAGGCGCTGCAgcgcgcggcggaggcgatGCGGCGGCTGGACAGGCGGGCGTTCCGGGGCGGCTTCATCCTGGAGAAGATCCTGGGGCCGGTGTCCTCGGGCCACATCGAGCTGCGCTCCACCGACCCGCGCGCCAACCCGGTGGTCACCTTCAACTACTTCCAGGAGAAGGAGGACCTGGACCGGTGCGTTCACGGCATCGAGACCATCGAGCGGGTGATCCAGTCCCAGGCCTTCTCCAACTTCACCTACGCCAACGCCTCCGTCGAGTCCATCTTCACCGACTCCGCCAACTTCCCCGTTAACCTGCTGCCGCGGCACGCCAACGACTCCCGGACGCCGGAGCAGTACTGCAAGGACACCGTCATGACCATCTGGCACTACCACGGCGGATGCCAGGTCGGCGCCGTCGTCGACGACGACTACCGGGTGTTCGGCGTGCAGCGGCTGAGGGTGATCGACAGCTCAACGTTCAAGTACTCCCCCGGCACCAACCCGCAGGCCACCGTCATGATGCTCGGGAGGTACATGGGTGTGAAAATCCAGGCAGAGAGATGGAGGAATTGA
- the LOC112878151 gene encoding uncharacterized protein LOC112878151, with protein sequence MVAGERPRSGASDAASWCCVVALVLVVGSLAGGAGEAEELEGRGGGGPPVVVVRGARLAARPCEELYVVAEGETLHGISARCGDPYILERNPHVHDPDDVFPGLVLRIAPRAGGRK encoded by the coding sequence ATGGTGGCCGGAGAGCGGCCTCGGTCGGGGGCGTCGGACGCGGCGTCGTGGTGCTGCGTGGTGGCGCTCGTGCTGGTGGTGGGGTcgctcgccggcggcgcgggggaggcggaggagctggaggggcgcgggggcggcgggccgccggtggtggtggtgcgcggcgcgcggctggcggcgcggccGTGCGAGGAGCTGTACGTGGTGGCGGAGGGGGAGACGCTGCACGGCATCAGCGCCCGGTGCGGAGACCCCTACATCCTGGAGCGGAACCCGCACGTCCACGACCCCGACGACGTCTTCCCCGGCCTCGTCCTAAGGAtcgcgccgcgcgccggcggCCGCAAGTGA
- the LOC112873207 gene encoding uncharacterized protein LOC112873207: MAAGAGGAAPLRLKDLLELDCDSCSAAGFRCYPRRLLGESSPPAMRHLLDSPSLSLQRRRPSKLSTISRSLSRRLGSRGGLFWRRRSEDEEDDAAAAPSGSGSESGSSSTETTTSDNSSSAGRRGSQCESDSDFSTATSASDSMDAAAAGDEPEAMKRGSRSSSGTLEADDKEEQQQLSPVAVMDFPSDDDGDADDAGACSPSFSLARLQRRKMLRPQHKIRRLGSTQELGPVDLEARLAAPSDTDDLAGDVPAQLVIQCHTKDAAAAPRPIRSHRGAGVVRREPDEHALLELLLMDAGADHVSERLLLDFFVEMKRRRKAERWGDGEILAAARGWLDGAGSERWGLNDVLRGGEAVLAEMERARRWMRAGEEEREVGAVVAGMLADRLLDEVVWDLLLV; this comes from the exons atggcggcgggtgcgggcggggcggcgccgctgAGGCTGAAGGATCTACTGGAGCTGGACTGCGACTCGTGCAGCGCCGCGGGCTTCCGCTGCTACCCGCGCCGCCTGCTGGGCGagtcgtcgccgccggcgatgcGGCACCTCCTCGACTCGCCGTCCTTGTCCCTACAGCGGCGCCGCCCGAGCAAGCTGTCCACCATCTCGAGGAGCCTCTCGCGCCGGCTCGGCAGCAGGGGCGGCTTATTCTGGCGTCGCCGCAGCGAGGACGAGGAAGACGATGCCGCGGCCGCGCCGAGCGGCAGCGGCTCGGAGTCTGGGTCCTCGTCGACGGAGACGACGACGAGCGACAACTCCTCGTCGGCCGGAAGGAGGGGGTCGCAGTGCGAGTCGGACTCGGACTTCTCGACGGCGACCTCCGCCTCGGACAGcatggacgccgccgccgccggagatgAGCCCGAG GCCATGAAGAGGGGGTCCAGGTCCAGCTCGGGGACGTTGGAGGCGGACGACaaggaggagcagcagcagctcagCCCGGTGGCCGTCATGGACTTCCCctccgacgacgacggcgacgcggACGACGCCGGCGCCTGCTCGCCGTCCTTCAGCCTCGCGCGCCTCCAGA GGAGAAAGATGCTGCGGCCGCAGCACAAGATCCGACGGCTCGGGAGCACCCAAGAGCTGGGCCCCGTGGACCTTGAGGCGCGCCTCGCCGCCCCGTCAGACACCGACGACCTCGCCGGCGATGTCCCGGCGCAGCTGGTTATCCAATGCCACACCAaagacgcggcggcggcgccacgccCGATCAGGAGCCaccgcggcgccggcgtcgtCCGCCGCGAGCCGGACGAACACGCCCTTCTCGAGCTGCTGCTCATGGACGCCGGCGCGGACCACGTCTCGGAGCGGCTTCTGCTCGACTTCTTCGTCGAGATGAAACGACGGCGAAAGGCCGAACGGTGGGGAGACGGTGAGatcctggcggcggcgaggggctggTTGGACGGCGCGGGGAGCGAGCGATGGGGCCTGAACGACGTGCTGCGCGGCGGGGAGGCCGTCCTGGCGGAGATGGAGCGGGCCCGGCGGTGGATGCgtgccggcgaggaggagcgggaGGTCGGCGCTGTGGTGGCGGGGATGCTGGCCGACCGGCTGCTGGATGAGGTGGTCTGGGATTTGCTGCTTGTGTAG